In one Lycorma delicatula isolate Av1 chromosome 5, ASM4794821v1, whole genome shotgun sequence genomic region, the following are encoded:
- the LOC142325796 gene encoding pupal cuticle protein C1B-like, with protein MAIKSLLIVAAFLAVANAGYLAAPAYPAAYAAPAYPAAYAAPAIASTAVGSQAQSTYRSLDGNSVVSQYSKAVDTAYSSVRKYDTRISNDGYAVAPAYHAPVAYAAPVAKYAAPVAYAAPVAKVAAPVAYAAPAYPAHAAYAAPVAKIATGPALLGVAYSAAPAVAHITFDGYGTHYGY; from the exons ATGGCTATCAAG agtctACTCATCGTCGCCGCCTTCTTGGCTGTCGCTAACGCCGGCTACCTTGCCGCACCCGCATACCCGGCTGCTTACGCAGCTCCAGCATACCCGGCTGCTTACGCAGCTCCAGCCATCGCTTCTACCGCTGTCGGCTCACAGGCCCAGAGCACATACCGTTCATTGGACGGTAACTCAGTCGTATCGCAATACTCAAAAGCCGTAGACACCGCTTACTCCAGCGTTCGTAAATACGACACAAGAATCAGCAACGACGGTTACGCAGTAGCTCCGGCATACCACGCACCAGTAGCTTACGCCGCTCCGGTAGCTAAATACGCCGCTCCAGTCGCCTACGCCGCTCCGGTCGCTAAAGTCGCCGCTCCAGTCGCTTACGCCGCCCCTGCATATCCCGCCCACGCTGCATACGCCGCTCCAGTCGCCAAGATCGCTACAGGCCCAGCCCTCCTTGGAGTCGCATACTCCGCTGCCCCAGCTGTCGCTCACATTACCTTCGACGGATACGGTACTCATTACGGTtactag